The window aaaaaaaggtcttgaaTTTGTACTTGACGTTGCAAAAAAGGTCCGCTTTTGATCATGAATGTAGAAGATGGGGAACATAAAGAAACGGCAgcattgtccttttttttttttttttcacagtgttACATGTATGATGAGGAGAAATGTGAGCTCTTATTATTGCAGTGTTTGAGGTGCCACAGTTGTATCAACACGCATGAGAAATATGCACCGCCATGATGAGAAAATGGCAAAGGAGAAAGGAGGGCTCACATTTACAGAGGGAGTAAACAGGATGCAGCCACGGAGATAGAGAGACGGTGGATTGGGTGGAAAACCGAGAGGAGGGGCCTCTTTCGGTTCTTTCTCCCACAGTAAACACGGAGTAAAGatggacggagagagagagaaaacggtaacaacaacaacaacaagaggaggagaaaaaaaaagggaaaatggaCTCAGCCTGTGCTTCTTTTTTCCCTGCTCCACTGAACACAGAGCAACATCCCCAGAGGCGGCCAATTAGATCACAGGCCTCGGAGCCGGCCAGCCAATGGGGAGCGGGGACCTAGTGACCGGCATTTCATACAGCCCAGGGGTGTGGGCcacagggggcggggcttatacGCTCCGACGCACACAACACCACTGGTCACTGCAGCTGTCAGTCACGCTGGGGACgtttttgggctttttttggGGCCCAAGAAGCGCAAAGCAAAGGGGATTCAGAAACGCAAACATGTTACCTATTGGGTGATTCATGTTAATCTTTTTTAACAATACACCTGTGATGTATGGGCACACGTCAGCTGTCGGAGCACTCCGCACGGCTCGGTTCTGCACCGACAAGCTGTTTGCAAATACCCTTCAATATGCTATCGCGTCATGTACACATATGGCCTTCTGACAAatatttctctccctcccatttTCAAACGTCTctgttattcattatttttgcgCCGTGCATATGTGTCAGCGCGACTCTCCATCTGTCTTCGGTTCTCCCTCCACATCcatcgctctccctctctctgcaagCGAGGCCTCTGAATGCTGTAACATGTTCTGGATTCAGACTCAGTCAAGCCCACTggcccacgtgtgtgtgtgtgtgtgtgtgtgtgtgtgtgtgtgtgtgtgtgtgtgtgtgtgtgtgtgtgtgtgtgtgtgtgtgtgtgtgtgtgcgtgtgcgtgcatatgCAGCAGATTCACGACTGAATGGTGACTAGAGGCCAATCATTACAGGCAACACGTTGACTTAATAGAAAAGGTCGGTCGGTAGATCTTTACATCGTGTTTCCGAGCGCCCACAAGTGTAACTAACActggaaataaataattgagGCTCCGCGTGCTCTACAACATTAAactatttctatttttacaaCCTCTCCCGTCCTCTCGTCAATGTTTTGTGTTCAGCGGTATGTGGTTTTTCTCAAGTGACTGTTGGTGTCAGACGAGTCAATCGTTGATTCCCAGATGTGTATTACAGGATCTGGTTCGTGCAAACAGTTTATTTcatgtgaaaatgtaaatgaaacatGTGGAATGTGGTGTTTTTGATGATTTCATTTGGGTTTCTTTTCCCGAAAAAGAAGCGTTTAAGCGTTATTAAACGTGTTTACAGGCACGACACATACTTTTCAAACCCGCTGACTGTTTTGGGgccaaaaaaacatgaacatttcacataaaagagaaaaaacaaaaccagcaaATTGCATCAACCAATGAATTTGTCGGGTTAAATACCGTCAGTGATTAAACGACCCGTcgtcctgtttttaaaaagaatcgTGCATGCGTGACGAATAAAGTTCAACGTGTGTCTGTAGCTCACACCAAAAATTATAATgataacacaaaaaacaaaatgtccaatTTTCTTCCAAATCAAGAAAATTCTGCAGAGCCATAATGTTTTGTACCTTTCGGTAATAACagtgtttcctcttttcttcgtggtgtgtgtgtgtgtgtgtgtgtgtgtgtgtgctttaacaGGTGCTGTGCGTGCCTCCAGTATCTTCCCCATCATGAGCGTGGGGCTGCTCTTCCTGGGGGGGCTCTGTGTGGCCGCCAGTGAGTTTTACCGGAGCCGACACAACGTGATCCTCAGTGCGGGAATCTTCTTCGTCTCTGCAGGTCAGTCTGcgcgtctttgtgtgtgtttattgtgtcgGCTGTCACCGGTGTACATAACGGAGGCCCCTGGATTCAGAgcaagaaggtgttgttcctcAGTGAAGGGCACgtcttttaaatattaattgtgTTGCGTctcaaggaaaaaaaagaataattgtCTCTTGATCAAGAATTGTCACTTTTTAGACCGAGCTTTAACCCTTTATGATCGATACGACGTACAGGTTTTGTATGCACGTCgtattgatttttgtttttccttttgatAATGTTGCCGATGAAATGTTTGGTATTGAGCTTTCTGcctgtatttttaaatattttttgccATGTAGTGACTCGATTTGCTCACAGGAGAAAATAGCTTCTTAgggtttaaattaaattgaaaggAGCAGATCTGTTTGCCCAAACAAGTCTTTCAATGTCGTTCTAAAAAATTTTTAAAAGGAGTATGCAGAATAATTTCGCTTTTATAATTGTACTATTTAATTATTGATACAATCCCAGACTTAGAAAGAATAAATAATGAGCCCTCAGTAATCTCCCTTTAGTACACCTAAAATTGTGACTCCAGACTTTGCTGCAGCCGGCTGTGATATTTAAGCGTACTGATGctcatctccatgacaacacgGTTAAACACAATATAGCAGCCATCTTAGCTGCATAACCAGCCACACACTTAAAACACCCTGACCCGATTCACACATGTCTGATCTCGAGGATTTTCTATaattttaatgtgaaatatggGATGCTGCTTTTGAGATAACAGCGAGGGggctactgtatgtgtgtgtgagtgtgtgtgtgtgtgtgtgtcaatgagtgtgtgttgttactGTGGAGCCACTCTATACAGAGGAAGCACTCAAATATTTGCGAAGGAGCCCGTCAGGCATCCAAAGCACACACAAGTGCTCGTGTGAGTGTTGGAAATCGGGCGCAGCAGCTGATTAATCAATCAGCAAGAATACCACGACGCCACTGTGATGCACTGCGAGGGGCGTGAGcgtgtcaacacacacacacacatgctcacatacATAATCTATCACGCGGATGCTGACACTTGGTCtgccataaacacacacacacacacacacacacagacacttatGCTCTtgcaccctgacacacacaaagggcTGTACAGTGATTGCTGTTCAGTGGGACGTGTAGGGTCCCATTGGCCTTTTGTAGTAAATTCATGGATTCAAATTGGTAATTATTTACCACAATAGTGTGGGGCGGATTCTGGTTAATTACAGCTGTCTAATTGTCCCCATTCTGTGCGTTCCACCACATTGCATGAGCACTGTATTCTGGACTAATCATATGGAATAAGAGAGCCCAGCTGTGTGCAATGACTCTCTCTGATGCTCTCCTCCCGTTGCTTCGCCGTATTGCATTTGGCCGTATTGCATTTGGCCGTCGTCCTCTTCTCTGATCTTGgctctgacattttttttttgggggggtcttTTCTCAAACGTTCATTTACTCGTACTCTCACTAATCGGCCACTTTATTGTATCTTCAACTGTGTCGGTCGGTCCTCCACTTTTGGTTCAGACTGAAATAGTATTTTTTCAGACTACATTCGAGTCCCCCCTCTGGATGAATAGTAACTACTTTCCATAAATCACCACCAGCGTTTGAATTTGTCCAAATGCCTGCAAAACTAATGTGAAACATGCCGATCCAATTATCGTGAACATTGTACTTTCCAAACATTGTTAAGTTAGCGTTGTCGGTGTGAGCGTGTTGCCATGCAGATGTTAACATGTATCTCTCCCCCtgagagctgctagcatggcgaCAGACacgtgtgtttatttattcttcgGCATTAacgttaattaattaatgtaaattagtttatttgttttcttttagagACAAATATTTTATCTCTGGATGAGTATGGAGTCATAGGAGCgccatgataaaaaaaataaaaaatacattataatatatataaaaaagaaatattcagaaagaaatagtataaatatatatattttacaaatatatgaataaataaatacatacagaaataaataaatgaacaaatgaatgGGCACATTTTTTTCCCTATCATATATTTAGCTGTCGTCATATTAccacattcatttattaattttattgACTTAATTAgtcttttattgatttatttgtatactTATCCTATTCTTTTCcagatttatttgttattgtggtGCTCTATGACTCCATACTGTTTGCCTGGATGAGGAGATCACACTTAATGTCTTTCTAATgtgtttctttccttcccttccaGGCCTCAGTAACATCATAGGAATTATTGTCTATATCTCAGCCAACTCGGGTGACCCGGGTCAGAGCGACAGCAAGAAGTCCTACTCCTACGGCTGGTCCTTCTACTTCGGCGCCCTCTCCTTCATCATGGCGGAAATGGTGGGCGTGCTGGCCGTGCACATGTTCATCGAGAAGCACCGCAAGCAACGGGCCAAGTCCCGCACCGAGCTCATCAAAAAGTCCACCTTCAGCCGCATCCCTTCCTACCGCTACCGCTTCCGGCGCCGCTCCAGCGTGCGTTCCTCCGAGGCCCCGAGCCGCGACGCCTCACCGCTGGGGAAAGGCGGCTACACGGGGCCCGCCGCCTCCGAGATGCCCATGTACACGCTGAACCCGCGCGAGGCGGGCAACGCCGGCACCAAACCCGGGAGCGGCATGGGCGGGCTGCTCAACTCGGAGAGGGATTTCCTCCAGAGCAGCACGCTCACTAAAGACTACAGCAAGGACCCCAACCGCAGGACCACGCCCGTCTGAGAGGTGCCGGCTGCAGATATCGCCCAATCAGAGTATTCAAAGAGAAAAGGATGACGAGAAATACAGGGGGGGGAGTGCAAGCTTAAGCAGGGGACGCACAGGGTTACGGGGGTGGGAACGGGGGTTTGATAAACTATGACTGTGAACTGTGAACTTTTAGCCTTTTGAACTGTGAATCCTGAGCCCTGTGAGAGTTTCAGTGTGTGTAGCAGGGTCGGTTTTGATGGAGAAGTTGTTCCCAAACTCCACTTTACCACATATCACTGTAGTTATACCTGTGACTCCTTACATACGAAAGGCACATTCAATTTATGTCCATGAGTGTTATGATCATTAAATTGATCCGAGCATCATAAAGCATATCGTAAGTGGTTCGCTGTTTGGGGCAACTTCTCCTAAGAAATTTTAAATAATGTGAACTAAAGGAGAAGGGGAAAGAGGTGAGAGACTCTGTGTGatctttgaccttttgacctctgtCCTCCCGACCTTTTGGGGTAGCAGTTGGATTAGTGCAGGGAACAGCCTTAGAGCTCTGAGCTGTCTCTCTGATTACGATTTTAAAAGTGGCGGACGTTAACACCTCAGGATCGGGATTGATTCATTTTCAGTTCAGCTGGATTCAAAAATATAAATCGAAGATGCAGTTTGTCTATTTATGGCGGCACATTTGTGGCACTAGTTATAATTTTCttatacatattgtatatatactCCTTTCATATTGATTGATGGAAAAGCTCTCGTCTTCACCGACTGAACTGAAACTGAGTTGAGCTCATTCTTGGTAACATTTACCCCTCTCTCTGATCCCAGGTCAGTTGTTAGACCCTGCATAGTGGTTTTTGATGAGGGGTGCACTGATTACAGATCAGCTGTTAGAAGAGGGGGGGAAAGGTGTGACTCAACTAAACTAATGAATCTCTTTTAGATGGTAACATAGATCATCGGTGCTTCCTTTTACCCCTGTTTTCAGCCACACAAGTCGCATCTTAATTCATTTTCTCACCTGAAAGAGGTGATCAgatgttctgtctgtctgtccgcctTCACTCGTCACCTTTCACCTTCCACATTTTTCTGTGTAGCCCCATGACTCACCTCACCGCCACCCTCCGCACacctcctctcaccctctccctctcttttagGTCCCGTCTTCCCAAGTCAGTGTCGCTCGTATAGACTAGTTAGGGTTGGTGGAGGTTGTCGGTTCAGGGTACTGCGGAGAGGAGACCGCCAAGCTGTGAATATGCTTTAAGGCAGAGCCAAAAAGACATTAAACGAAACAAatggagtttttattttattttgtttttgtttgcccaCTACCTCTTGGTGAATATATTTTCAGATGAGTTTAATAAAAAGTTGTCTCTTCTTGCCAGAAACAATTGTCAAATATTTCAGCTGCAGAAATAAACAGTGAGTTAAAATGCTCCCTTCGGCCTAAAGTACACCTCTCTCTGCTCCGACGGAGGATCTGCTGAAAAAACATATCTAAAGATAAATAGACGGAATTGGCAGAAGTGCCATGTATTATTCAAAAGGATTCGCAGGTCCCGTCCATTCAGCTGTCACtcacagcctctcctcctctttatctccacacacaccgtacacacacacacacacacacacacctgcaccaGACGCAAACACACGCATGTCTCCCGGCGCCGTGACAGTCGCGGTCTTATCATATTCCAAACACCtgtacattttctgttttctgtgacAGATTCTGGAGGAATATCAATACGCTTAAGTTCGCCTCTCTCCCTCAGATGCATTTACATACAGAACACACTGAATGCAAAGGCGGCGCgccctctgacctcctctgcATACTTCGTTGGCGCCGTTTTTGTATTGAAGCGTTGGATTGATGAAAATATAGGATCTTGTatgcatttttattcattttttaaactgGGAACCTCACCATTGAGACAAACTGGCTTTATTTAGCTTTTGAAATCTTGAAGCGCTTCTCTTTTACTTGGCTGGTTGCATCATGCACAGTCAGTTCTCCACTGGAtctcccaaaacacacacacacacacacacacacacacacacacacacagatacaagaggaggagacagaataGCCATAAAACAGAGGGAAAGAGCTGCAGGGAGAGAGTGCACGAGTAACTAGTGTAAATGTGAACCGCATTTCTCTCACACTTTTTCTGGGGCcgttagttaaaaaaaaaaggtgaaactgaaagaggaagagagaaaaaaaatgcattttttgtttccttctttacCTCCCTAAGCCACCATTGCACTGTTTTGTATAAACTAACCATGAAACATCACCACGCTGAAACGTCACACCACTACTTTGAGAGTTATTAccctgaaaaaaataaacaatgttttaaatctCAGTCACACTGTTTAATTTATGACGCTGCTGTTTTTACCCGCTGTCTTTTTTAACGCCATAAAAGGGAGCTTAAAAGGGACAAACGTGCATCGCCGCGGACTCGCTCTCGCTGTCCTCCACGTGTAAATATTAATTTTGCAAGCTAACTACAACATCAGCAGTTGTCACGGGGCTGTGaaaggtaaaacaaaaagaaaagaggaaaaaaaagaaagcttttcTCCAAGCAAGggcttttaatttttaaaaaggacaggaGCACACAAGGGCTTTTTATGCTCAGCGCTGCAGCGGCTGTCGTTTTAAGGGTGTTACGCGGAAAGGAAAGGCAAAGTACATTTGCACACGAACAACCAGCTGAATAGCTAACTGAGGATGTGAGCCGCTTCATGCAAAAGAGAAGCGGAGGTAGAGAAACTGTACTCTCCTACTCGTGTTAGTTGGCCTACAGGTTAGCCTTTAGCTGCTTCTTTTTGGGGCTAACTTTAGGTTAGATGGGTGACTTTATGAAGTAATTAGAGATTAAGAATATTGCCTTAAGCAGAGGTAGGATACTTTTGATTAAGAATTATTTGAGTTAGCTTAAGGATGAAACATATATTAGCAAGATATTGTTAATCATACTTAGTGCCAAATATTACTCAAGATGTTTCCAGTATATCATGGCCTCCAGGTTAGCTTTAGATCACTGCTCCAAGTActcttttatttacttatttattttgcataggATTTACTGCAGTATACCGACTCAGCAGTAGTAGCTATGTAGCTCAACACATCTGGCCCCCTCGGATCCTGAGGGGTCTGCTGGTGGGGGGGTCAGAGTTCAGAACCGCATCCATGAGCCATGTCAGCATTGACCTTTTCAAACCATGCATGCCATATCCATCCGCTTCCAGTGCTTACATTCGCCCTATCTCTAATCGAGTCTCAAACGGCGCCCTGATCTCTGTCCTCCGTAGGGATTCTGCTTCATTTAAGACGCCTTTACAAGCGTGCGTGGCCCCCCGAAAAGCCCGCGCTGTGTTTGACGATGTTTACTCCGATGGGGCACGGGGCGCCTTTTGAGACCTCACCTCCTGTCTATCTCTTCCTACCGCCATACAGCTTTGATACTCTGAtatcaacaacaaataattgtattattagtataaaaaattaaaaaaagaattattcTACTCTAAAGGTGCCACTGTGCAGAGGATGACAAACTCTGTCAcgtattatagttattatatcTATTaatgggaggggtggggggagggggggttgacCGAAAAAGGGGAGCAGCGTTGGGAAGCAGGGGTCGTAGTCtttgtaatattatattattctagTTTCATTTTCTACTTTGATGTGGTTTGTGAGATTGTGTTGTTTTCGATCACATCGGAAAGCCTCTGGCGGGAGGCGAAGGAAGAGACAGTGGAGCGCTCGGACGATCTCTCGTGGACACGAAaccctcacctcacctcaccggTGCCAGAGGTCGACTTTACAGTTTTATCAGCGGGACACTCAACACTGAAAGTGcactacacacgcacacacatgcacacacacacacacacacacagacacacacacacatgcattcaaaGTGAAGTTGCTATACTTTTGAGGACTTATTCGCCCAACGCACCGCAGGCTTGAAGCTCTGTTGCTATGGGTTACGGGAGATGAATGCAGAAAACAACGCAATCTGTTATATACAGcagtctgtaaaaaaaagaaaacagacactTTTATGAAGCTTAAAAGTATCTGTTTTTGTCAAGACTGAATCATAGAGACAGCGTACAATGTAACATAACTTTGAACCAAAGTTCATCAAGTGTTtttggtttcactggtttaatGTTATTCGGCAGGACGGCCGTGATGAATCGTATTACATCTCTGTCTGCATCCCTACTTGTTCTGTAACACCTGTTCAGATGGTCCAAAAATGTCACTACATCTTACCTTCTTCGCTTTTTACCGTGGCCTCAGTCCTGGTCCCTTAAAAGTAAAGAGAAACGCGGGGGCTTTGGAGCACATATTGTGATGAAATAATGATATCACGCAAGTTTCTCTTACCatattaaataaactgaaacatAGTCCAACTTAAAATAAATTACGTCCTTATTGTAGATGGTTTTATGTGTGGGATAAAGGTCCTTAGAAGTATAGAAACAACAGACACACTCCATTAAGATCCCAAACatatacacagaaacacacactcatacagcacacactcacagcttcAGCTTCAGGCCAGTGCGGTGTGGGGGGAAAAGTGTGTcctgtttaaaagaaaaaaaatcactgtgtcgtgttttgaaaaagaaaaaagaaaaaaatccttgTAAGTGTTTCTttgggagaaaaaacaacaacaacaacaacaacaagaagaaactGTTTTCTGTCGCTGATGTGTCGCTCCTCAATGGAACTACAAGTACACTGAGCCAGCCAATCAAACACGGAGGACCAGAAGAACTGTTTGAGAAATGTGAATTTAATGGAATAGACAAACACACGCTATAAGCACTCTACACTTTGCACTTgctaccaacacacacacacacacacacacacacacacacacacacacacacacacacacacaaacacaaacaaggttACTGTGTGAGGAGGGCTTACGGGTGAAGTTATGTGCctgcatgtttgtatgtgtgttagtattcatgtgtgtgtgtgtgtgtgtgagcgtgtgtgtgcagttagCCTCTCCTCACCCATGCACCCAGTGCCTGCCTGTCCTGCCTTCAGACAGCTCCCAGATCAGCCATGGGGCTTCCAGTATAACCTCCTCTGCATTCCCACGACCTCTAACGGTTGCACTGGGATCAGTTTTAGAGCTAACTGCCCCGATCATTCCTCAGCAGACGCAGCCATACAAGGACTGTTTCGGAGTCAGTAAGTTTCTGGTGTGTAATTACGACAAAGTTCAATGATGATGCGTTTCTGTTACAAGTCTAAGAGggaagtcatttttattttttatttcaacggTCCGACTGGGCCcgttgggcttttattttgacgcTCCTGCTGTTCAGATCTGACTGTGAGGCTGATTTAGGATCGGCAGAGGGGGCTTGGCGGGATAGACAATAATCTATGGAGTCCCTAATGACAGCTGGTCTCGAATCAGCACAACCTGACAAATCCCGCTGTTCCTTCGAGAtctcaaacttcccagaaatcAGCCGGAACACGAAAAAAGGTCTCGCGCGTCGTGTGTGGAACTGTTGCTGAGGATTTGTCTACAGGAGCTGTTGCATGAAAGTGTTTCTTCTTTCAGATGACGAGAGAGCTCGTCCCACCAATTAGACCTAATGGTTGTGACAATGTGGGACAATGCATAGAGAGACTCTGGGCTGGGTACAGAATCTATAATCCAAACAGCAGCCATGATTTCATGAATTATTCTGGCCTCGGTGCCTATTAAGCCCCTTTTCCAGACGGCCcgcttcctgttttgtttttttgttgttgttgtgcccCGGCTTTAGCCCCTTTAGCTAGAGAGATTTCGTACCTGTCTTGCATTTTACACATATTATTTTGACAGGAAGTACAGAGCGATTAAAATCTGCTTTTTTTACGTGTTTTGcctcgagccccccccccccccccccccccccccccccctcgttcaGACAGTGCTGTTTACATGCAGAACATATCCAAGGCCGGCACGGTCGACCGACCGTCGATGATAAAAGGCCCAAAATGGCAGGATGTTTAAGCAGGCCTTTGAGAGTTTCGCTCCGCATCAGGTGCATTCAGGCTCCCTCTTGCATGAATTGCTTATGAGCAGTATAGCAACGGTACGTGTTTAAAGTTTTCTTCCTCTTGAACGCGTGTTTTTTGGAGTGAAATCGCCGAGTCGGTCTTCTCCAACaacgaaaaaacaaaaaaaatgaagtgaTTCTCGTTGAGGCCGTTTTTATTGATATTCCCAAGAGAGTCACGATAGATTTTCAAACCAATTCCTACAATGTCGCTGTGATATTGGGATTACGACAGATTTTTATACTAGTCAAACTCCCATCTGAGAGAGCAACACCCCAAAGAAACTAAATTGACCGTCGCCTTCTACCGAGCCATGTTTCGGAGCCGCTAGCATGCCTGTCGACTCTGCGTCTCGTTATTAATCGAACACAAACTGTTGAAGCGGTAGATGACTGAAACTTGACTTTGTCCACTTTAAACTGACCAGAGGACtgttagaaaaataaatgccaGGACTCAAACtcaggagaagagagggagtttttaataatctttttatttctcaGTCGACACgcgtttgcttttatttattcatttttccgTCAAGATGGCGCAGTCCCTTCAGAGAAAAGATCCAGAACATCAGTAAAAACAAGGCTTGGTATTTTCGTTGTTAACGTGTGTATTACGTGGAGCATTTCTTTCAGGGAGAGTGTGTCGCAGGCATCGCAGCAGTTTTGCTTTGGGGTGAAACTATTCagatggagatgaggagattaaaaaagaaaaccagcCGTTAATCTGTGCGTTGAGGGGGAGCGACTCTGGGAACCGTCAGTAGCCGTGTTTCCATTCAAAATcgccgagaaaaaaaaaactcacgcaaacttttgaaagaaaataaaatagcGTGCAAATAGGAACCCTGGTTTCGTCCGAATGTGGCGCTATTCGCTGCTCGTGGCTGTAATCTAAAGAAGTAGCGGTTGCACACCTGAAAACAAGTCGACCTGATCAGTGAGTTCATTCTACAGAAACCTCTCATTGTTGAGGCCACAAACCAACTTGATTAagttttaggaaaagatcaaaGTTTGGGTTGGAATGAacggcaacattttttttaaatcacctcAATCAAGCGtaaaaatcttttatttctCAAGTGAGGAACTTTCTATACGCGATATTTCAGAACGGAAGCACGGCTAGTGTGAAAACTGGAACGCCTGAAGACAAACCGCTGACGCAGCAGCAACACGTTCGATCTTTGGGGAGACGTGGGTCCTAATTCTTAAAACACGTCAGAAGCGAGGCGATGATATGTTGAAAGGTTTGTAGGTGATCAAGTGTTTTCAATCTGTGTCATGGGCAGCTTTTTATCCTGCTCCATACCTCTGAGCCCTATCATGAGATATTTAGTccgctaaacacacacacacacacacacacacaccacacacacacacacacacacacacacacacacacatgcatgcatgcagaaACATGCTGGCACTCACATTCGTCTTTCTATACACAGGCACACCGACTGtcacagctcacacacacacacacacacctacacacacgtatacagacacacacacacacacacacacacacacacacacacacacacacacacacacacacacatagctgcCAGCCAGTTTCACTGTATACTTTATAATGTAAACCTCCAACCTACAGCGGTCTGACACGGACACATGCTGtgaacaaaagcacactttTATTTACATGATATAAATATGATTACCTATATCTAGAGAGAAGgaatattatatacagtataatgaGTAGAAAATAAAGAGTCACCTTTTCAAAGTGCCTGTGGTgagttcattttgtatttgaatgcatgtgtgtgacctGACTTTTTTTGTTCGAGAACCTAAAACACAAACGTGCACAAGTCCTCCCTAAACCtgcacactcatgcacactcatgcacactcatgcacacgcatgcacacgcacgcacacgcacgcacgcacacgcactggATGCGCGTCAGCCGTCCGATAGATGACTCCCCTCCGCGGCCGCCACGCAGATGTCTGGGtgacggagagaaagagggcggggaggaaaagga of the Cyclopterus lumpus isolate fCycLum1 chromosome 8, fCycLum1.pri, whole genome shotgun sequence genome contains:
- the cacng3b gene encoding voltage-dependent calcium channel gamma-3 subunit, giving the protein MKMLMCDRGVQMLVTTVGAFAAFSLMTIAVGTDYWLYSRGVCRTKNSGDNDTSRKNEEVMTHSGLWRTCCLEGTFRGVCKKIDHFPEDADYEADAAEYLLRAVRASSIFPIMSVGLLFLGGLCVAASEFYRSRHNVILSAGIFFVSAGLSNIIGIIVYISANSGDPGQSDSKKSYSYGWSFYFGALSFIMAEMVGVLAVHMFIEKHRKQRAKSRTELIKKSTFSRIPSYRYRFRRRSSVRSSEAPSRDASPLGKGGYTGPAASEMPMYTLNPREAGNAGTKPGSGMGGLLNSERDFLQSSTLTKDYSKDPNRRTTPV